A stretch of Astyanax mexicanus isolate ESR-SI-001 chromosome 21, AstMex3_surface, whole genome shotgun sequence DNA encodes these proteins:
- the sugt1 gene encoding protein SGT1 homolog isoform X1: MASDRSFTDSFIDEDPKRALQELNVALGDTADNAEWLCQRSYAHILVQDYNRAVDDAKKAQQLQPGMATAFLRKGIAEYHLNNISEAQQTFTAGKALDDSNEAFVTWMKLCEEKMTQRQNGTATSQRTAAAPHVKHDWYQTESQVTVTIMVKNAKKEDVAVTFGEKELRAEMKLPSGEDYCLHIHLLHPVVPEQSTLKILSTKVEIKMKKTEAIRWEKLEGEGTLPSVKHFAPSPNQYPSSSHYTRNWDKLVGDIKEEEKSEKQEGDAALNSLFQQIYSDGSDEVKRAMNKSFMESGGTVLSTNWLDVGKRKVDVNPPDDMEWKQY; this comes from the exons ATGGCCAGCGACAG GAGTTTTACTGACAGTTTCATAGACGAGGACCCGAAGCGAGCTCTGCAG GAGCTGAATGTGGCTTTGGGAGATACAGCTGACAATGCAGAATGGCTCTGTCAGCGATCTTATGCACACATTCTGGTCCAGGACTATAACA gAGCAGTCGATGATGCTAAGAAAGCACAGCAGCTTCAGCCTGGTATGGCCACTGCCTTCCTGAGAAAAGG AATCGCAGAATATCATCTCAACAACATCAGTGAGGCTCAGCAGACCTTTACAGCAGGAAAGGCACTTGATG ATTCCAATGAGGCTTTTGTAACGTGGATGAAGCTCTGCGAAGAGAAAATGA CACAAAGACAAAATGGAACCGCAACTTCG CAGCGAACTGCAGCAGCTCCACATGTCAA ACATGACTGGTACCAGACAGAATCGCAAGTCACTGTCACCATCATGGTGAAGAATGCCAAGAAGGAGGATGTTGCTGTCACCTTTGGAGAAAAAGAG TTGAGAGCGGAAATGAAGCTTCCATCTGGAGAGGATTACTGCCTACATATCCACCTTCTACACCCTGTGGTTCCTGAGCAGAGCACTTTAAAGATCCTCTCCACTAAG gtcgAGATTAAGATGAAGAAGACGGAAGCAATCCGGTGGGAGAAGCTGGAGGGGGAAGGCACCCTACCCAGCGTCAAGCACTTCGCTCCCTCCCCGA ACCAGTACCCATCATCCTCCCACTATACCCGCAACTGGGACAAGTTGGTGGGCGATATTAAGGAGGAAGAGAAGAGCGAGAAGCAGGAGGGAGATGCCGCACTGAACTCGCTGTTCCAGCAGATCTACTCAGATGGCTCTGATGAGGTCAAGCGGGCCATGAACAAGTCTTTC ATGGAATCTGGAGGCACAGTTCTCAGCACCAACTGGTTAGATGTTGGCAAACGGAAAGTAGACGTGAATCCTCCAGATGACATGGAGTGGAAGCAATATTAA
- the sugt1 gene encoding protein SGT1 homolog isoform X2, whose translation MASDRSFTDSFIDEDPKRALQELNVALGDTADNAEWLCQRSYAHILVQDYNRAVDDAKKAQQLQPGMATAFLRKGIAEYHLNNISEAQQTFTAGKALDDSNEAFVTWMKLCEEKMTQRQNGTATSRTAAAPHVKHDWYQTESQVTVTIMVKNAKKEDVAVTFGEKELRAEMKLPSGEDYCLHIHLLHPVVPEQSTLKILSTKVEIKMKKTEAIRWEKLEGEGTLPSVKHFAPSPNQYPSSSHYTRNWDKLVGDIKEEEKSEKQEGDAALNSLFQQIYSDGSDEVKRAMNKSFMESGGTVLSTNWLDVGKRKVDVNPPDDMEWKQY comes from the exons ATGGCCAGCGACAG GAGTTTTACTGACAGTTTCATAGACGAGGACCCGAAGCGAGCTCTGCAG GAGCTGAATGTGGCTTTGGGAGATACAGCTGACAATGCAGAATGGCTCTGTCAGCGATCTTATGCACACATTCTGGTCCAGGACTATAACA gAGCAGTCGATGATGCTAAGAAAGCACAGCAGCTTCAGCCTGGTATGGCCACTGCCTTCCTGAGAAAAGG AATCGCAGAATATCATCTCAACAACATCAGTGAGGCTCAGCAGACCTTTACAGCAGGAAAGGCACTTGATG ATTCCAATGAGGCTTTTGTAACGTGGATGAAGCTCTGCGAAGAGAAAATGA CACAAAGACAAAATGGAACCGCAACTTCG CGAACTGCAGCAGCTCCACATGTCAA ACATGACTGGTACCAGACAGAATCGCAAGTCACTGTCACCATCATGGTGAAGAATGCCAAGAAGGAGGATGTTGCTGTCACCTTTGGAGAAAAAGAG TTGAGAGCGGAAATGAAGCTTCCATCTGGAGAGGATTACTGCCTACATATCCACCTTCTACACCCTGTGGTTCCTGAGCAGAGCACTTTAAAGATCCTCTCCACTAAG gtcgAGATTAAGATGAAGAAGACGGAAGCAATCCGGTGGGAGAAGCTGGAGGGGGAAGGCACCCTACCCAGCGTCAAGCACTTCGCTCCCTCCCCGA ACCAGTACCCATCATCCTCCCACTATACCCGCAACTGGGACAAGTTGGTGGGCGATATTAAGGAGGAAGAGAAGAGCGAGAAGCAGGAGGGAGATGCCGCACTGAACTCGCTGTTCCAGCAGATCTACTCAGATGGCTCTGATGAGGTCAAGCGGGCCATGAACAAGTCTTTC ATGGAATCTGGAGGCACAGTTCTCAGCACCAACTGGTTAGATGTTGGCAAACGGAAAGTAGACGTGAATCCTCCAGATGACATGGAGTGGAAGCAATATTAA